The following are encoded together in the Paludisphaera mucosa genome:
- the lnt gene encoding apolipoprotein N-acyltransferase: MNVAEERRLSLSERTSRHPIGAGALSGLALWAAFPPMEWSWLAWVALAPLFRLVVEPTARWRVYLGAWAGGLVFWLASLQWVRLTDATAWIAWVTMALIFSAWWPAFLGLTRYAVFGLKIPLLMAAPILWVGFEHSRSFILSGFPWYYLGHSQFQAIPLIQIADVTGALGVSFLIAMVNALAVDLLSLPLLHQTAAGARLRPRQKLRLGIVVGAVAATLAYGSYRVANARFVDGPRLALLQTNFEQRYKSNADPMKILTRIEALVLKAAARDPRPDLIVWPETSYPYGMIAVDPAISADAFGLQVRQISDQITVAEWRDKKQKVDDYIHAMVDSVGVPMLIGVLRHDHRPDGLRKYNSAILAAPLVRAFQVYNKIQLVPFGEYIPLLEALPWLTVFTPYRNGYVPSLTFGEEANALELGPYRIAVGICYEDTVPPLIRRFFREAPDGRQPDVLVDMSNDGWFHGSAELDMHLAVSVFRSIENRVPLARAVNTGLSALIDGDGRILEVLPRDTEGVLSTRVPLDPRTSLYTAWGDWLGLACLAVAVGLVPTGFLYKKIRPAALRLA, encoded by the coding sequence ATGAACGTGGCAGAGGAACGACGGCTCAGCCTGAGCGAGCGGACGTCGCGGCACCCGATCGGGGCCGGCGCGCTCTCGGGCCTGGCTCTCTGGGCCGCCTTCCCGCCGATGGAGTGGAGCTGGCTGGCCTGGGTGGCGCTCGCCCCCCTCTTCCGCCTGGTCGTCGAGCCGACCGCCCGCTGGCGGGTCTACCTGGGGGCGTGGGCCGGCGGCCTGGTCTTCTGGCTGGCGAGCCTGCAATGGGTCCGCCTGACCGACGCCACCGCGTGGATCGCCTGGGTGACCATGGCCCTGATCTTCTCGGCCTGGTGGCCGGCCTTCCTGGGGCTGACGCGGTACGCCGTCTTCGGGCTCAAGATCCCGCTGCTGATGGCCGCGCCGATCTTGTGGGTGGGGTTCGAGCACTCTCGATCGTTCATCCTGTCCGGGTTCCCCTGGTACTACCTGGGCCACTCCCAGTTCCAGGCGATCCCCCTGATCCAGATCGCCGACGTGACCGGGGCGCTCGGCGTCAGCTTCCTGATCGCGATGGTCAACGCCCTGGCGGTCGACCTGCTCTCGCTGCCTTTGCTCCACCAGACGGCCGCCGGAGCGCGGCTGCGGCCGCGGCAGAAGCTCCGGCTCGGGATCGTCGTCGGGGCGGTGGCGGCGACGCTGGCCTACGGTTCGTATCGCGTCGCCAACGCCCGGTTCGTCGACGGCCCCCGGCTGGCCCTGCTCCAGACCAATTTCGAACAGCGCTACAAGTCCAACGCCGACCCGATGAAGATCCTCACCCGGATCGAGGCCCTGGTGCTGAAGGCCGCCGCCCGCGACCCCAGGCCCGACCTCATCGTCTGGCCCGAGACGTCGTACCCCTACGGGATGATCGCCGTCGACCCTGCGATTTCCGCCGACGCCTTCGGCCTCCAGGTGCGGCAGATCTCCGATCAGATCACGGTCGCCGAGTGGCGGGACAAAAAGCAGAAGGTCGACGACTACATCCACGCCATGGTCGACTCCGTGGGCGTGCCGATGCTGATCGGCGTCCTCCGCCACGACCACCGCCCCGACGGCCTCCGCAAGTACAACTCCGCGATCCTCGCCGCCCCCCTCGTCCGGGCCTTCCAGGTTTACAACAAGATCCAGCTCGTGCCGTTCGGCGAGTACATCCCGCTGCTCGAAGCCCTCCCCTGGCTGACGGTCTTCACCCCCTACCGCAACGGCTACGTCCCCAGCCTGACCTTCGGCGAGGAGGCGAACGCGCTCGAACTCGGGCCCTACCGGATCGCCGTCGGCATCTGCTACGAGGACACCGTCCCGCCCCTGATCCGCCGGTTCTTCCGCGAGGCCCCCGACGGCCGCCAGCCCGACGTCCTGGTCGACATGTCCAACGACGGCTGGTTCCACGGCTCGGCCGAGCTGGACATGCACCTCGCGGTCAGCGTCTTCCGCTCGATCGAGAACCGGGTGCCACTGGCCCGCGCCGTCAACACCGGGCTGTCGGCCCTGATCGACGGCGATGGCCGGATTTTGGAGGTCCTCCCCCGGGACACCGAAGGCGTCCTCTCGACCCGCGTTCCGCTGGATCCCCGCACCAGCCTGTACACGGCCTGGGGCGACTGGCTCGGCCTGGCCTGCCTGGCCGTGGCCGTCGGACTGGTCCCGACGGGATTCCTCTACAAGAAGATCCGCCCCGCGGCCCTCCGGCTCGCCTGA
- a CDS encoding ABC transporter ATP-binding protein — MSSEVIIETRNLTKVYRDFWGRPKVQALKALDLQVHRGEIFGLLGPNGSGKTTTIKLLLGLLFPTEGEARIFNEPTSNVSKNERIGYLPEETYLYKFLNAEETLQFYGRLFKMPASERNKRVGQLIDMVGLTAAKHRQLREYSKGMQRRIGLAQALINNPELILLDEPTSGLDPIGTAEIKELIRELREQGKTVVLSGHLLADMQDICDRIAILHRGELKELGKVTDLLTVQDVTQIKARNLAPEALQEIRELIARHGGEQITIDHPTTTLEELFLRIVRESELHPGRRKVAATAAPTAAELAEAAAKSS; from the coding sequence ATGAGTTCCGAAGTCATCATCGAGACGCGGAATCTGACCAAGGTTTATCGCGACTTCTGGGGACGGCCCAAGGTCCAGGCCCTCAAGGCCCTCGACCTCCAGGTCCACCGCGGCGAGATTTTCGGACTCCTGGGCCCCAACGGCTCGGGCAAGACGACGACGATCAAGCTTTTGCTCGGGCTGCTCTTCCCGACCGAGGGCGAGGCCCGGATCTTCAACGAGCCCACCTCCAACGTCTCCAAGAACGAGCGGATCGGCTACCTGCCCGAGGAGACGTACCTCTACAAGTTCCTCAACGCCGAGGAGACGCTCCAGTTCTACGGCCGGCTGTTCAAGATGCCGGCCTCGGAGCGGAACAAGCGGGTCGGCCAGCTCATCGACATGGTCGGCCTCACGGCGGCCAAGCACCGCCAGCTCCGCGAGTACTCCAAGGGCATGCAGCGCCGGATCGGCCTGGCCCAGGCGCTCATCAACAACCCCGAGCTGATCCTCCTCGACGAGCCGACCTCGGGCCTCGACCCGATCGGCACGGCCGAGATCAAGGAGCTGATCCGCGAGCTTCGCGAGCAGGGCAAGACGGTCGTCCTCTCGGGCCACCTCTTGGCCGACATGCAGGACATCTGCGACCGCATCGCGATCCTCCACCGCGGCGAGCTGAAGGAGCTGGGCAAGGTCACCGACCTGTTGACGGTCCAGGACGTCACCCAGATCAAGGCCCGCAACCTCGCCCCCGAGGCCCTGCAGGAGATCCGCGAGCTGATCGCCCGCCACGGCGGCGAGCAGATCACGATCGACCACCCGACCACGACCCTGGAGGAGCTCTTCCTGCGGATCGTCCGCGAGAGCGAGCTGCACCCCGGCCGCCGCAAGGTCGCGGCGACCGCCGCGCCGACCGCCGCGGAGCTGGCCGAGGCGGCCGCCAAGTCCTCCTGA
- a CDS encoding anthranilate synthase component II, whose product MILLIDNYDSFTYNLVQRLGEIDPGVDLEVVRNDQITIDDIESRHPSHLIISPGPCTPREAGISNDVIRAFAPRIPLLGVCLGHQCMGHTFGAEVVRAGRIMHGKTSMIHHDGKGLYQGVSNPFQATRYHSLIIQPGTLPEELEVVAQTEEGEIMGVRHKTYPMEGVQYHPESFLTLEGIKLLRNFLEWQA is encoded by the coding sequence ATGATCCTGCTGATCGACAACTACGACTCCTTCACCTACAACCTCGTCCAGCGCCTCGGCGAGATCGACCCCGGCGTCGACCTGGAAGTGGTCCGCAACGATCAGATCACGATCGACGACATCGAGAGCCGGCATCCCTCGCACCTGATCATCTCGCCCGGCCCCTGCACCCCCCGCGAGGCCGGGATCTCGAACGACGTCATCCGCGCCTTCGCCCCCCGGATCCCCCTTTTGGGCGTCTGCCTCGGCCACCAGTGCATGGGCCACACCTTCGGCGCGGAAGTCGTCCGGGCCGGCCGGATCATGCACGGCAAGACCTCGATGATCCACCACGACGGCAAGGGGCTGTATCAGGGGGTCTCGAACCCGTTCCAGGCGACCCGCTACCACAGCCTGATCATCCAGCCCGGCACGCTCCCCGAGGAGCTGGAAGTCGTCGCCCAAACCGAGGAGGGCGAGATCATGGGGGTCCGCCACAAGACGTACCCCATGGAAGGCGTGCAGTACCACCCCGAGAGCTTCCTGACGCTCGAAGGGATCAAGCTGCTGCGGAACTTCCTCGAATGGCAGGCGTGA
- a CDS encoding molybdopterin molybdotransferase MoeA, producing MLRVPEALARVLEHAAPLPVAERPLENCLGRRLAADVWADADQPPFDKALVDGFAVRCEDLEGLPKRLRLGETILAGQVPSRPLAPGEAATIMTGAPLPSNADAVVMVERTAPGFDSVEILEQAIKPGMNRLPRGRVYRAGDRLLEGGVELTPARMGLLAAAGASRVRIVDWTRSAVVPTGDELVDFREVPGPGRIRNSNALMLETLLARRGLASWTSPILRDEADVLRNGLKRALELDVVLVIGGVSAGQKDLVPATLRELGVREVFHKVRIKPGKPLWFGVGPARSERPPALVFGLPGNPLSGLVNFLIFVAPALDVLDGRPARGLGILPAYSAVRLEHRSDLETYLPVRIVDAHRTPTAPPTVEPVDYGGSADLASVVRADGFLVLPDRETTVEPGEIVGFLPLD from the coding sequence ATGCTGAGAGTCCCGGAAGCCCTCGCCCGCGTGCTCGAACACGCCGCGCCCCTCCCGGTCGCCGAACGGCCGCTCGAAAACTGCCTCGGCCGGCGGCTCGCCGCCGACGTCTGGGCCGACGCCGACCAGCCGCCGTTCGACAAGGCCCTCGTCGACGGCTTCGCCGTCCGCTGCGAAGACCTGGAAGGCCTCCCGAAGCGCCTCCGACTGGGCGAGACGATCCTCGCCGGCCAGGTCCCTTCGCGACCCCTCGCACCGGGCGAGGCGGCGACGATCATGACCGGAGCCCCCCTGCCCTCGAACGCCGACGCCGTCGTCATGGTCGAGCGCACGGCCCCCGGCTTCGACTCGGTCGAGATCCTCGAACAGGCGATCAAGCCGGGAATGAACCGGCTGCCGCGAGGCCGCGTCTACCGCGCCGGGGACCGGCTGCTGGAAGGCGGGGTCGAGCTGACGCCGGCGCGGATGGGCCTGCTCGCGGCGGCCGGGGCGAGCCGGGTTCGCATCGTCGATTGGACCCGGTCGGCCGTCGTCCCCACCGGCGACGAGCTCGTCGACTTCCGCGAAGTCCCGGGTCCGGGCCGGATCCGCAACTCGAACGCCCTGATGCTCGAAACGCTGCTGGCCCGCCGCGGCCTGGCGTCCTGGACCTCGCCCATCCTCCGCGACGAGGCCGACGTGCTCCGCAACGGCCTGAAGCGGGCGCTCGAGCTGGACGTGGTACTGGTGATCGGCGGCGTCTCGGCCGGCCAGAAGGACCTCGTGCCCGCGACGCTCCGCGAGCTGGGCGTCCGCGAGGTCTTCCACAAGGTCCGGATCAAGCCCGGCAAGCCGCTCTGGTTCGGGGTCGGCCCGGCCCGTAGCGAGCGGCCCCCGGCCCTCGTCTTCGGGCTCCCGGGCAACCCGCTGAGCGGCCTGGTGAACTTCCTCATCTTCGTCGCCCCGGCGCTCGACGTCCTCGACGGCCGGCCGGCGCGGGGGCTGGGGATCCTCCCGGCGTACTCGGCCGTGCGGCTGGAGCACCGCAGCGACCTGGAGACCTACCTGCCCGTGCGGATCGTCGACGCGCATCGCACGCCGACCGCCCCGCCCACCGTCGAGCCCGTCGATTACGGCGGGTCGGCCGACCTGGCCTCGGTCGTCCGCGCCGACGGCTTCCTCGTCCTCCCCGACCGCGAGACGACGGTCGAGCCAGGTGAAATTGTCGGTTTCCTGCCTTTGGATTAA